In Hymenobacter volaticus, the genomic window CCGCGGCTGCTGCGCCACGAGTTTATAGAAGTTATCAAGGAGCCCGCGCTACTTAGCGGCAACCGCATCAGTGAGCGTTTGGTGCAGCGCCTGCTCTACGACATGCACAACGGCCAAGACCAACTGCCGGTGTTGCAGCACGCCCTGCGCCGCATCTGGCTGGCGGCCAACGAGGGACGCGAGGAAATGGACCTGCTGCACTACGCCATGGTGGGGGGCCTAAGCGACGAGCTACCCGCCGCCGACCAAGCCCGCTTTGCCCAGTGGCAAGAGACGCTATCGGCGCCCCAGCGGCAGTTTTTACTGGCCGATCCTTCGCTGCGCAACGTGTTGGATGCCCACGCCAACCAGCTGTACTACGAAGCCAGCACCCGCTATAACCAGGCATTTGCCCCCCGCTACCGCCCACTACGGTGGAGCAGGTAATCGAGCAAACGTTTCGATTACTCACGCGCACCAATGGACAGCGCGTGGTGCGCAACCGCCTGACCGGTGCCGAGATTACCGCCATTCTCAACGACCCCTTGCTGACCTGGCCGGTTGTCTGCCAGGTTTTGCGCCCTTTTCGGGAATCAGGTACTACGTTTCTCTCACCCTTTTTGCTGGGTGAAGACGACGATCAACAAGTGCCCCCGCCCGATACGGTGCTCGATATAACCCACGAGAGTTTGATCCGAAACTGGAATCATCTCGCCGAGTGGGCCAACAGCGAAGCCGCCGATGTCCGTACCGCCCAGGATCTGATGCAGCAAGCCGACCGCTGGCAGGCGAACGCCGAGGATGCAGGCTTTCTTCTGCCCATTGGGCCTTATACCTACTTCTCGGAGTGGAACCGCCGCAAAAAGGTAAGCGAGAGTTGGCTGGCGCACTACGTGGCAACTGGACCTAGCGCCGCGCACCGCCAAGAGCAAGCTGCCGAGCGTAGCACGGTGCTTACCCGCTTTCTGGCGGCTAGCCGCCGCCAGCTGTCGGTGCCACTCCTGGTGGCCCGCTACGGCTTGGGCCGCCTCGTGGCGGTGGTTTTACTGCCCGTGCTACTGGTAGGAATGGGGTGGCTGGCGTGGTCGGCCCGTCAGAAACGGGCCGACTACGTGGCGTATTCCATTATCGAGGAGCGGCTGCCTTCTCTGACCTCCCCTTACGTATCGGTAAACAACAAGGCCCGCTTTCTCATTGACACCGACCGGCTTCAAAATTTTGTTTATCAGCCTTGGTTTGGGGGCCACGGCAAAGCTTTTTATGCTTTTCCGCGGATGCTTGATGCATTGCAGGGCAACAGTCTTCCACTCAATATCGAGTTGGCGATGTACCAGCGGGCCAGCAACGAGCACTACGACGTAGCCGACCGGGAGCACCCCTGGACCCGCCAGTTGCTCTTCGATTTAGACAATCGACTCACCAAAGCAGGCAGTATTTCGGTGCCCCATAAAGGCCAGTCCACGCTGAGTGCCGACCAGCGAGAGGTAGCAGTATTCACGGCCCGGACCGTCATGGCGGTTACGTACCACCTGACATATGCCGCGCTTCACAAGCAGCAAGCCACTCGTCTGCGGATGTCCCCTGCCGAGGAGACTCAACGCCTGGAAGCTATAAAGTTGAAATTACTATTGCACCTACGCGAATACGTTCGGCAGGAAGTAAGTACCACCCAAGGCAGCACGCCCAACCCAGTTGACTTCGCTTTTTGCGTCCAGGTGCTGCTCGCCCAGGGCAACTATAGCCCAACTGATTTAGGTTTTCTGGATAAAATAAATCCCCTTGTTCCTGTTTCTGCTGCCCGGCAGCAGTTTCTGCGGCTTTTTCCTGCTGCCATGAATGTTCATACCAACGGCGGCAGCTTTGGGCACAGCGGGGGCTACCAAGTAGCCGCTATTCTGTTTGCGGCCCAACGACGGCCAGCCGAGGTAATGCAGTGTCTGGATTCGCTACGTACTTACTCCACTAGGCTCAAGGATGCGGATGGAGGTATTGCGCTGCTGCCCTACTTAGTGAAATACGAGCTTTTCACGCCCGAGAACATTTATCCGCTGTTGCGCAGCTGTAGCAAGATAGGAACCTTATCCTTCAATGAGTTGTACGCCGCCACCGTATACAGCCTGCTTAGTGTCAGTCCGGCCCCGAGAGTGTACATGGTAAGCCCCTCCTACCACGACTACGAGTCGAAGGTGGTGGCAACTGATGCCATCAAATTGGGTTTGGTTAGTCCAGACCGTCTGAGCCTGGACCGGGTAAGCTTCTCGATACCCAATTCCGCACGGGACAAGGCGTGGGCTGCGTTGGCGCAAGCTACCCCCACCATTGCTACCGCCGAACCTCTCTTCGTTGAAAAAGCAGTGCATGGTCCTGCTAGCTACCCCCGCAACCAATCATTTCTAGAAGCTTTTCTGGCGAAAACCCACGGGGTGTACCTAGCCGAAATAAAGCATGACTCCCTAGCGGCTGCACGAGCATTCAATGAGTTCAGTCAGGCCCTTATAAGACTCAAAAGGTTGCGGACGGGGCAAGAGGCCATCAACGTGTTGGAATGGAATTTAGGCTCCGCCGAAGTTATCGACGTAGCGCAAGCTAGTGCGGTTGCACAAGACCCGATCCGTTACCTGCAGCAACCAGCTCGCCCTAAAACCCTGGAGTTTGAAGCCTACTATACCTGCGCTTTCAATTCGTTCTTTTCGGATGAACTCCGGCGCGCCGCTACCTCGCCCACCCCGGATCTAGGCGTAATCCGGCAGCTAGACAGTATTGCCTTCCTAGAAGCGGCCTTTCCCGACCGCTCTTCAAGTACCCGCGAGTTTTCTTTGGAAAAGGAGGCCTTGCACCGCATCAAGGATAACGCGCCCAATCTAGCTTGGATGCGGGCTCTGGTTCGGGTGCCGCTAGCAGGCGACGAGGCGCGCGCCCGCCGCAACGCCTTTCTGTATCAGGTTTCTGCCGCCTTGCAAGACGAGCGGCAGTTGCGCCACTTAACGCTGGCGCGAGATATTTTGCCCTTCTTGCCCAAGCTTGCTCAGCAGCCGCGCTTTACGCACGTGCCTTTGCAGATGGCACTTTCCGACTTAGCTACCGTTCTGGCGCGCGCCGGGCGCGTATCAGAGGCCTTTCAACTCGCGGCGGCCTTGCCCACGCCATTGCCAACTATCACGGATATTCGGGCGGGCGAGCAAATCATGTTAACCAACAACCAAGGCCAGCAGGCCCGGCTCGACAGCTTCTTGCTGACGTATCAGCAGACGGTTAGGCAAACCCCCGCTATGGCGGTCGGCAGCAGTATCAGCCCGTTTTACTGGCGGCATAAAGAGTATAGTGCTGAGTTCGCCAAGACGGCAAATTTCCTTATTCAAGAAGGTCCTACTTTCATTCGGCAGCGGGGCTTTTATTCTATGGCCGTTGGCCGAAGCTTAGCCGACAATAGTTACCAAGCCCTCCGCGACGCCCCGGCGTATACACCCGAGGACGAGCGCCAGCTGTATTTTAATTGTATCCTGACAGGGCTGGCGCACCTGAAGATAGCGCGCCCTAATGATGGTTGGCACGAGTATGATGACTTGTCGATGCTGTACATCACGAACGATTATAGCGGCTTACTTGACTAATCTACACGTGACGACCACACAAGAGCGCCGGCAGACCCTGGACCTGCCGGCGCTCTTGTGTGGTCGTCACGTGTAGATTAATGCTGTACTACGAGGCGCCGGGTGACGTGTGCCGTGCCCGCCTGCAAGCGCAAAATATAGACCCCGCCGGCCAGGTTGTTCACGTCCAATTGTAGGGTCGTACCGGCCGCGGGGAGGGGGCCTCCTGCCGGTGGACCACTTGTCCTAGACTGTTGAGTAGCGTGGCCTGTACGCGTGGCGCGCCCTTTGTTGCTGGCACCCATACCTTAACCTGCCCGCTGGCCGGGTTGGGGTATACTTCCACAGTGCCAGTCGGAGACCAAGGGGCCGTGGCAGCTAGAAGAGGCTGGCTAAAACGCAGCTCGAAGCGGTCCACAAGGGGGTTGAGTACGTCTAATGCCGTCAGGTTGACGCGGAATACGGAATCGCGCAGATGTACTAATCGGTTGGTAGCCTTATCGTACAGGTATGGGCTCAAGGTTGACGGCAAGCTATTCAACATGGCCCGATCGGCGCTGATGCTGTACCGGCCGGGGCATTGGCCTTGAGCGTGAGTGGAAAGACGGCAGTGGCCATTTGGTTGACTCCCTTAACCGACATTTCTTGGCCGTTGTTGTTGGCAATACTGAGGAGCACGTTGCTGCGGGATTGCAAATAGCTGGCTTCCGCATCGTAGTCGGAATTAAATTCGGATTGGGCGACGGCAATTGAGGAAGCACTAGAGTCACTGTATACCGTTATCCTGCTAAAGTTGACACTAGACTCCTGGGTAGCAGTTGCGCTTGTAAGACCGCGGCACCCAAAAGCGTTGCAGCCATTGCTGTCGTCGAGGACAGCCGTTACACTTAACTCTTCCTCAGCCCGATTTACTCGGCTGAAGTTTACTTGAGCGGCATACTCTACAATGCGCTGCGAGTTGCGAAAAGTGAGTTTGCCGCTCGCGCTGCCTTTTTTCACTCGCACAAAGAAAGCCTGACCGGCCGCAATGAGTGGACTAGCCGTGCCCGCTCCATTCACGTAGCTGCGGTAGTAGCCCTTACCCGGACCGGTGCTCTCGTAGACATAAATGGCGGCTTCCAAGCCCGCGCGGTCAGCGGGGGCTACTTTGTCCCAGTCGAGCGGCGCAGGATAAGGATTGCTCACTAGGTGCCAGCCGGCATAATACGCGAAGGAGTTGTTGTTGCGAGGCAGGATCAAGGTGGTGTCGCCGGTGTTGAGGGTGCCCACAAACCTCACAGTGGTGGACGCTGGAACTGCCGCTGCGTAACCGCGACCTTTGGTTAGCCGCGTGGAAAGTGGAATAGGTTGCGGGGAGAAACCGTAGTTGATCAGGGGCAGCGTGTCGCGCTGCGTAGCCGACCGGCTTTGGTCGTAGTCATACACCGGAGCTTGCGCCAATACTGCGGCCGTAGCGCCGCTCACCGGCGAGCCGTAGTAGCGCAAGCCCGTTGCGCGGTTGGCTACGGGGTTGATGTAGCGCTCCATGGTGGCCTGACCTACCACCGTACCCGTGCTGCTGTTCACCACCAAAGCCGTGCCGCTGGCGTCGGATAATAGCGTTAAGGCGTTGTGGTTAAGAAGCAGGTTGCCGGCACCGGCCAGGGTTAAGGTTTGGGCGATGTGAACGGGATTGGTGAGCGTGAGGCAGACAGAGTTGCTGGTCGTCAGGGCCCGAACCCGGTCGGGAAGGCCAGTGCCCGTTACTTGCGCCAGCGTACCGGTATAGCTGTAGGTGGCATCCGTAGAAAAAGTGCGGGTGGTTGTTTGCACCGCGCCCGTGGCCTCGCTGGTAGAAATACCTTGCGGATTACTGGTGCTCAACGTTGCGCCGGCAGCCAGCGCAAAGCTGCCAGCCCCCGATATAATATTGGTGCCAGTATGAAGGGTGCCGCCTTCCTGCACGCTCAATTGCCCCGTAACCGTTACGTCACCGCTTACGGTCAGCACGCCAGGTCTTATTACCGTGATGTTGCCATAGGTGCCCGCTGGAAGGGACCGGGTATCAGTAATAAGCAGGTCGCTCGTTCCTACATTGGGCACCACGAAATCATCCGCACTGCTGACCGTATCGGTGGCCGTTATGAGCGTCAACCGCCCGGTGGTCGCTCCGGTAGGCACCACAACCTTTAGTTGCCGCGTCGAAGCGTCCGTGGCAGCCACTGCCGTGTTAACGCCAGGGAAACGCACTGCCATAGGAGCGTCCGGCGTGAAGCCTAGGCCGCTGAGCGTTACGGTGGTGCCGGCCGCCCCAGTTTGGGGGAAAAACCCGTGATGATAGGCAGCACCCGGAAGCTGGTGGTGCTTAGGGTAGCGGTGCCGCACAAGTCAACAAGCGTGAGCGGGCCAGTAGCAGCACTGTCTGGCACCGTGACCCGAAGTTCAGTAGGCGACAGCAATACAAAAGCAGCTATGCAGTTTCGTATATCCTCGCTCTTAAAAAAGACTCGCTTTATGCCCTGTAGGTTGGTGCCGACCAGGGTAATAGTAGTGCCGGCTGCGCCAAACGCCGGGGTTGGACTTGCGTTGGCGAGCCCCGGGAGGAATTCACTCTTACTATGTCCGACGTCACCTCCATACCGCCTATTGTTGCCTTGGCGTAGTATTCTCCAGGGCTAGCTACAGCAAGTGTACTACCCGTTGCGTTAACATGCACGTTGTCTTTCCACCAAGAGGTAGTGATAGTGCCGGGTACGGTGGTGGCGTTGATATTGAGGCCGCCATCGGCCTCAAGGCGGGCAATATGATTGCGCGGAGCCCGATTGTAAGTGGAAAAGTTACCCCCGGCTAAGATTTTACCATCGGGCTGCAGGGCAACGTCATACACCCCAAGGGCGTAGTTGCCCAGGCTTTTACCGGTATTAAAGCCCGTGCCCATGCGGAAGGTAGCGTCCCGGCTGCCGTCGGGGTTGAGGCGGGCCATGCGCTTGGTTGAGTCGCCCTTGAAAGCGGTAAACGTGCCGCCAACCAGTACTTTACCGTCGGGCTGTACCGCAAGGTCATACACTTCATCATCAAAGCCCGCGTCGAAAGAAGTATCCAGGTTGCCATCGGGGTTAAGGCGGGCAATGCGGTTGCGCGGACTTCCGTTGTAAGACGTGAACGTGCCTCCTACTAGCACTTTGCCATCCGTAGGCTGCACCGTAAGAGCATACACCGCCGCGTCAATACCCGTTTTGAAGCTAGCATCAAAGCTGCCATCAGGGTTGATGCGGGCCACGCGCTTACAAGCGTTGCCATTATAAGAAGTAAAAAAGCCGCCAACCAGTACTTTGCCATCGGGCTGCAACGCCACGGCTCTTACGCCATTATTGAAGCCTCTGCCGATGCTGAAACTAGGATCCAGAGTGCCATCCGCATTGAGGCGGACAATGCTGTTCGGCGTGGGCGAAGTACCGTTGTTGTCGTTGAAAAAGCCGCCGAGCAGCACTTTGCCATCGGGCTGCAGGGCGAGACTTAGGACCCCACCATTACCAATTCTGGTGCCCGCATCGAAGGTTGGATCCAGGCTACCATCAGCATTGAGGCGAGCAATGCGGTTGCGCCTAGTGCCATTGTAAGAAGTGAAAAAGCCGCCAACCAACACTTTGCCGTCGGGCTGCAAGGCTAAGCTAATCACCCCATCTACGAAGCCCGTGCCTGTTTGGAAGGAAGGGTCTAAGCTGCCATCCGTATTCAGGCGAACAAGGCGGTTGCGCGGAACCCCATTGTAAGTAGCAAAATATCCACCTGCTAGCACTTTGCCGTCGGGTTGCACAATAACGGCTCTTACCCCCTCATTGCTATCATTAAAGCCCGTACCTACGTTAAAGGCTGGGTATACTGCCGTAGCAGTCAACTCCAAGGGGGAGCCCGAACATAGGGTTAGAGGTCCAGCTGGCGTCACGCGCACAGTGAAGGGCGTCATGTTTTGTGCCAGCGCAGTATTGGCGCTTAAGCTTAACAGGAACCACAGTAGCCACAGGCCGATTCCGTTTTTGCGCCAGTTCGGGGTACCAGAAAGTAGAAAATGGCTCATAAGCTTATGAATAGTGAACACAGAAAAGCATTGCCCCTAACTAGCAGAATAATACAATTATCTGTATTAGGTTCAACTAATCAAGCGCAATGGAATTAGGTCTAGTAAGTTATAAAGAGAAAACATATAGTTATTAACTTATTAAAGAAAATAGTCAAACAATTCCTTAAAACAGTCAATTAGGTGCCCTTAAAAAGGCGATTTTTCATAAATCGGCTTTCAAGAGCTATAATAGTCTCAGCAGTAAATTGAATAGGAAGCTGTTCTTGATTTGTTGGATATGAGTCTGATAAATATTCAATAAGTCATAGTACTTGGACTTATGCTAGACCACTGCGTAATTAGCCCATCAATTGCAGTGGACTGCATAGCGTGCGAACGGCAACTGTTGACGCTGAAGCGCCCTTCTTCCAGCACCACGATTCAGTGGCTGTACCCTCTTAATTTACATTGCGCTCAAGGCCCAATTCTGCTGCTGGCGGGAATGGCCGCTCGTGATAGGTACCATTCATTACCGCTTCGGTTCTAGGCGCCGTGCCTATGCCCACACTAAGGCAAAGCGTATCGGCTACCATGTCTGGCAGCTTCACGGCCTGGCTAGCAGTAGACATTGGAGAACCTGCCGTGCTGCCGAGCACAACCGCCCCGGCTTCCCTAGAGCACATCATACCCTTTGGAAAGTCATTTCCCGCATCTACTTCTTCAAGATTTGTTTGGTGGCAGGCGGCCTGCAGATCATGTTCTTCATACCCGAGCAGTTCCTGCGCAAAAGCAACAATGCAGCCCCTCGCATTGTGGCAGAATGAGCTACCAGGTAGACTGCTTGAACTGTTGGCAACTACCTACTAGGCACCTATCGAGTATTGCATCGAGTGAGGAGCCAAGGGCGCTGCCTTGTTTCTTTTAGCAGAACGGGCAGCGGCAAACCAGTTTCTAGCCGTTGCTGTTGTAGCAGCTACTACGCGCCGTTTTTCTAGCGGCCGTTCACTTGCTTAACATTTGGCATCATGTCAACTTCCCATAAAGTGCACCTCAGTGTCCTCGACCAGTCGCCGGTGCGGCAGGGCGGCTCAGCCCGGCAGGCGCTGCAGGAAACAATAGAGTTAGCCCGCCTAGCCGATCGATTGGGCTACACTCGTTTTTGGGTATCAGAGCACCACAATACCGGTACGCTAGCGGGCTCGGCGCCGGAAGTATTGCTGGCCCGGCTCGGTGCCGAAACCAAGCGCATCCGGCTTGGCTCGGGCGGCGTGATGCTGCCCCACTATTCGGCTTTGAAAGTGGCCGAAAGCTTTCGTTTGCTGGAAGCCCTCTATCCCGGCCGCATCGACCTCGGCATCGGCCGTGCCCCGGGCACCGACCGGATTACGGCTCACGCCCTCAATCCGCACAACGCCTTCCGCGACGAAGACTTCGCCGAGCAGCTCATGGATTTGCGCGCTTTCCTGCGCGATGAAGTGGTGCCCGATACCATCCACGCCAAAGTGAAAGCGGCCCCTTTCATTGACACCGTGCCGGAATTGTGGCTGCTCAGCTCGAGTGGGCAAAGCGGCTTGTTTGCGGCGCACGTGGGGGCAGCGTTTTCGTTTGCGCACTTCATCAACCCTAAAGGCGGCCCCGATATGGTACGACTATATAAGGAGCGGTTCCGTCCATCCCCCGAACTGGCCGCTCCGTTAGCCAATGTGGCCATTTTCGTGCTCTGCGCCGAAACCGAAGCAAAAGCCCAGGAACTAGCCGACGCGCTGGCGCTGCAGATGCTGAAGCTGGAAACCGGCGACCGTACTCCTATCGGTTCCGCAGACACCGTACGCAACTACCCACTCACGCCCGAGCTACGCGCCCGCCTCGATTACCATCACCAGCGTATGGTGTCCGGCAACCCCGAGCAAGTGCGCGAGCAACTCGAAGAACTAGCCACTGCGTACGGCGTGAACGAGGTAACTGCAGTTACTATCACCTACGATTTCCAGGACCGCCTTCGCTCCTACGAGTTGCTGGCCGAGGCATTTCAGCTAAATCCGGTGTCTCAGTTGCTGGCCCAAGCTTATTAGTCAACCTCCCCAAGGCCTAAACAAATCATGATGTTAAAGCGAGTCATTCCTTTAGCCAGCTAGTTACAATCCTTCAAATAATCAACGATTTACTACGGAGCCGACCAGGAAAATGCATTCTTGGTCGGCTCTTTTCATTGGACCTTCATTATTAGCTGCTAAAAATATTTGTTGACCTATTTTGAATTCATCTAAATAGGGACGTGCTTTGCATTGTTTTTAATCAGTCTAAACAAGCTAAGTGCTTCGTTCGATGTCTCGACCTGCTCTACTCTTACTCCTTTCGTTGCCGCTTAGCGGCCTTGCGCATGCTCTTCCTTTGTCAGTAGCCACCAATCCAACCGTTGCTTCGGCCCTTGTGGGTGCCGATGATCCGGTTCGGCGGGGCTGGTTGACCGGCAAGGTAAGCGACGCCGCAGGCAAGCCAGTGGAAGGTGTAACGGTAGCGCTGAAAGGCACTTCGTTCGGCACGAGCACAACCGCCGATGGTAGCTTCCGCTTGTCGGCGCAGGCAGGCGCTTACCAGTTGGTAGTAAGCAGCATTGGCTACATAACACAGGAAGTACCGGTAGCAGTAACCGGCGGCGAAAGCACGCCCGTGCCCGCCTTCACGCTGGCCGTAAGCAACCAGAACCTATCGGAAGTAACCGTGACGGGTGCAAAGTCACTGAATCAGCGGGCCGTGACCGTGGGGAAACTGCCAGTCGCTACTCTCGATTTGCCCCAGAGCGCTGTAACCGTAGAACGCGAAGTACTGGAGCAGCAGCAAGTGCTACGCCTCAGCGATGCCCTCGTCAACGTGAGCGGCCTATACGTAACCAGCACCACCGGCGGTACGCAAGAAGAATTAGGCAGCCGCGGCTTTGCGTATGGCAGCAACAACACCTTCAAAAACGGCGTCCGCTTCAACAACGGTGTGATGCCGGAAGCATCTTCTTTGGAGCGCATGGAAGTGCTAAAGGGTAGCGCAGCTATTTTGTACGGCAACGTAGCGGCCGGTGGCGTGCTTAACCTGGTTACCAAGAAGCCACAGTTCGAGAAGGGCGGCTCGGTAGGACTACGCGTCGGCAGCTTCGGCCTCTGGAAGCCGATCTTTGATGTGTACGGCGGCGTAGGCAAAAGCGAGAAGGTAGCCTTCCGCTTGAATGGCACCTACGAAAATGCCAACAGCTTCCGCGACCAAGTAGAGTCCAACCGGGTGTACGTCAACCCGTCCGTTCTCTTCGAATTGACGCCGAAGACCACGCTGATCTTAGAAGGCGACTACCTCCGCGACAACAGGACGCCGGATTTTGGGGTGGGCGCTATTGATTACAACGTGCTGGAATCGCGCACCCGCTTTCTGAACGTACCAGGCGCGAAAAATGCTACCACGCAAACCAGTTCTACCGCCACGCTCACCAGCCGCCTCAACGACAAGTGGCAGATTCGCGCAGTAGGCGGCTTCCAGCGCTACGACAACGAGCAGCGCACCGGCAACCGCCCCTCCACCATTCGCAACGGCGTGATTCCTGGCAGCCCAGCAACCGCCACTAGGCCTGCTATTCCTGAGCGTTACAAAGAAAGCCTCTACGGCAACTGGGCGCGCACCCTGAGCCGCACTGAAACTTCCGAAAACTATTACCTCGCCCAACTGGACCTCACGGGCAAGGTTCGCACTGGTTTCCTGGAGCACACCGTGCTCGTTGGCGCCGACGCCGATCAGTACAACACGCAGGCACTAACTTTCACGGCACAGCCCTACGACTCTATCAATGTGTTTGACCGTAGCCGCGTGCTGGCACAGCCCACCAATAGCGTAAGCAGCTTCGACGCCCTGTATCGCAACACCCGCACGTTTACCAATACGCGCCGCGCTGGCTTCTACGTGCAGGATTTGATGAGCATTTCCGAGAAAGTGAAGTTGCTGGCTGGTGTGCGTTGGAGCTACCAAGAAACGCCGAGCGACGTGTACACCTACGCTGCGCCTACTGCCGCCGACCAGAGCCTGAAAGTAACGCAGCAAAACCGTCGCTTTGATAACGCCTTCTCGCCACGCCTGGGGTTGGTGTATCAGCCGATCAAGACAACTTCGTTGTTTGCCTCCTACGCTAACTCCTTTCAGCCGAACACCGGCCAAGATGTTACCGGTGTGGCGTTGCCCCCCTCCACCTTCGATCAGTATGAGGTAGGCATTAAGAATGACTTGTTTCACGGGTTGCTGTCGGCCAACGTAACGGCCTACCAAATTGTGAACAGCAACCTCGCGCAGACCTACCTAGGACCTATCACCGACGCCAACGGGAAAACCACGGACAACCTAAACACCAACATCAAAGAGCTAGCCGGCGAAGTAACTAGCAAGGGCGTGGAAGTAGATGTGCAAAGCAAGCCGATGATGGGCTGGACTTTTATCACGGGCTATAGCTACAACCACACGGCTTACACTAAGAGCAACATCTACGAAAACAACAGCCGCCTGCGCTATAACCCCGCGCATACGGCCAACTTCAGCCTATACTACAACTTCGGCAGCAGCTTCGGCGACAACAGCTTCCTGCGCGGCCTTACAGCGGGCGTGACTTCCTACTATGTAGGCGACAAGCTAGCTGGCCGTAACACGCGCCTCTACGACCCGGCCACGGGCAAGCCATTTGTTGATGCCAGTAAAAACCCAAGCGGAGACGCTTTCCGCCTCATCAGTATCCCCGACTATGTGCTGTTCGATGCTTCGCTCGGCTACACGTACGACCGGTTTTCGGTGCGGGTGAAACTTGCCAACATCCTGGATGAGTTGAGCTATAATATGCACGACGACAACAGCGTGAACCCTATTGCGCCCCGCAACTTCTCGGCTACGGCTAGCTATCGGTTCTAGCTGATTCTGGGTGGTGCTTATTAACTTATTGTAATAATTGCTACCCATCAACCTGCCACACTAGAGGTGAGTGAGGAAACCCGGAAATTACCAGCTGCAACTGGTTACTTTCCGGGTTTCTGCGGAA contains:
- a CDS encoding nSTAND1 domain-containing NTPase, which gives rise to MEQVIEQTFRLLTRTNGQRVVRNRLTGAEITAILNDPLLTWPVVCQVLRPFRESGTTFLSPFLLGEDDDQQVPPPDTVLDITHESLIRNWNHLAEWANSEAADVRTAQDLMQQADRWQANAEDAGFLLPIGPYTYFSEWNRRKKVSESWLAHYVATGPSAAHRQEQAAERSTVLTRFLAASRRQLSVPLLVARYGLGRLVAVVLLPVLLVGMGWLAWSARQKRADYVAYSIIEERLPSLTSPYVSVNNKARFLIDTDRLQNFVYQPWFGGHGKAFYAFPRMLDALQGNSLPLNIELAMYQRASNEHYDVADREHPWTRQLLFDLDNRLTKAGSISVPHKGQSTLSADQREVAVFTARTVMAVTYHLTYAALHKQQATRLRMSPAEETQRLEAIKLKLLLHLREYVRQEVSTTQGSTPNPVDFAFCVQVLLAQGNYSPTDLGFLDKINPLVPVSAARQQFLRLFPAAMNVHTNGGSFGHSGGYQVAAILFAAQRRPAEVMQCLDSLRTYSTRLKDADGGIALLPYLVKYELFTPENIYPLLRSCSKIGTLSFNELYAATVYSLLSVSPAPRVYMVSPSYHDYESKVVATDAIKLGLVSPDRLSLDRVSFSIPNSARDKAWAALAQATPTIATAEPLFVEKAVHGPASYPRNQSFLEAFLAKTHGVYLAEIKHDSLAAARAFNEFSQALIRLKRLRTGQEAINVLEWNLGSAEVIDVAQASAVAQDPIRYLQQPARPKTLEFEAYYTCAFNSFFSDELRRAATSPTPDLGVIRQLDSIAFLEAAFPDRSSSTREFSLEKEALHRIKDNAPNLAWMRALVRVPLAGDEARARRNAFLYQVSAALQDERQLRHLTLARDILPFLPKLAQQPRFTHVPLQMALSDLATVLARAGRVSEAFQLAAALPTPLPTITDIRAGEQIMLTNNQGQQARLDSFLLTYQQTVRQTPAMAVGSSISPFYWRHKEYSAEFAKTANFLIQEGPTFIRQRGFYSMAVGRSLADNSYQALRDAPAYTPEDERQLYFNCILTGLAHLKIARPNDGWHEYDDLSMLYITNDYSGLLD
- a CDS encoding T9SS type A sorting domain-containing protein: MSPYLYDKATNRLVHLRDSVFRVNLTALDVLNPLVDRFELRFSQPLLAATAPWSPTGTVEVYPNPASGQVKVWVPATKGAPRVQATLLNSLGQVVHRQEAPSPRPVRPYNWT
- a CDS encoding delta-60 repeat domain-containing protein gives rise to the protein MSHFLLSGTPNWRKNGIGLWLLWFLLSLSANTALAQNMTPFTVRVTPAGPLTLCSGSPLELTATAVYPAFNVGTGFNDSNEGVRAVIVQPDGKVLAGGYFATYNGVPRNRLVRLNTDGSLDPSFQTGTGFVDGVISLALQPDGKVLVGGFFTSYNGTRRNRIARLNADGSLDPTFDAGTRIGNGGVLSLALQPDGKVLLGGFFNDNNGTSPTPNSIVRLNADGTLDPSFSIGRGFNNGVRAVALQPDGKVLVGGFFTSYNGNACKRVARINPDGSFDASFKTGIDAAVYALTVQPTDGKVLVGGTFTSYNGSPRNRIARLNPDGNLDTSFDAGFDDEVYDLAVQPDGKVLVGGTFTAFKGDSTKRMARLNPDGSRDATFRMGTGFNTGKSLGNYALGVYDVALQPDGKILAGGNFSTYNRAPRNHIARLEADGGLNINATTVPGTITTSWWKDNVHVNATGSTLAVASPGEYYAKATIGGMEVTSDIVRVNSSRGSPTQVQPRRLAQPALLLPWSAPTYRA
- a CDS encoding LLM class flavin-dependent oxidoreductase; the protein is MSTSHKVHLSVLDQSPVRQGGSARQALQETIELARLADRLGYTRFWVSEHHNTGTLAGSAPEVLLARLGAETKRIRLGSGGVMLPHYSALKVAESFRLLEALYPGRIDLGIGRAPGTDRITAHALNPHNAFRDEDFAEQLMDLRAFLRDEVVPDTIHAKVKAAPFIDTVPELWLLSSSGQSGLFAAHVGAAFSFAHFINPKGGPDMVRLYKERFRPSPELAAPLANVAIFVLCAETEAKAQELADALALQMLKLETGDRTPIGSADTVRNYPLTPELRARLDYHHQRMVSGNPEQVREQLEELATAYGVNEVTAVTITYDFQDRLRSYELLAEAFQLNPVSQLLAQAY
- a CDS encoding TonB-dependent siderophore receptor, translated to MSRPALLLLLSLPLSGLAHALPLSVATNPTVASALVGADDPVRRGWLTGKVSDAAGKPVEGVTVALKGTSFGTSTTADGSFRLSAQAGAYQLVVSSIGYITQEVPVAVTGGESTPVPAFTLAVSNQNLSEVTVTGAKSLNQRAVTVGKLPVATLDLPQSAVTVEREVLEQQQVLRLSDALVNVSGLYVTSTTGGTQEELGSRGFAYGSNNTFKNGVRFNNGVMPEASSLERMEVLKGSAAILYGNVAAGGVLNLVTKKPQFEKGGSVGLRVGSFGLWKPIFDVYGGVGKSEKVAFRLNGTYENANSFRDQVESNRVYVNPSVLFELTPKTTLILEGDYLRDNRTPDFGVGAIDYNVLESRTRFLNVPGAKNATTQTSSTATLTSRLNDKWQIRAVGGFQRYDNEQRTGNRPSTIRNGVIPGSPATATRPAIPERYKESLYGNWARTLSRTETSENYYLAQLDLTGKVRTGFLEHTVLVGADADQYNTQALTFTAQPYDSINVFDRSRVLAQPTNSVSSFDALYRNTRTFTNTRRAGFYVQDLMSISEKVKLLAGVRWSYQETPSDVYTYAAPTAADQSLKVTQQNRRFDNAFSPRLGLVYQPIKTTSLFASYANSFQPNTGQDVTGVALPPSTFDQYEVGIKNDLFHGLLSANVTAYQIVNSNLAQTYLGPITDANGKTTDNLNTNIKELAGEVTSKGVEVDVQSKPMMGWTFITGYSYNHTAYTKSNIYENNSRLRYNPAHTANFSLYYNFGSSFGDNSFLRGLTAGVTSYYVGDKLAGRNTRLYDPATGKPFVDASKNPSGDAFRLISIPDYVLFDASLGYTYDRFSVRVKLANILDELSYNMHDDNSVNPIAPRNFSATASYRF